TGTTTCCACGAACGCCATGCGTGTAGGCGTAGAGTAGCCAATTGCCCATGTAATGAGATTGTATTAGTTGCTGGAGCTACATGCAGCGTCATTGATACTATATTTACTAGTTTGTGCAAAAACGGCCTTGTTCAGTTGGTGTGGTTGCAGTGACGGATAATAACAAGTCACAGAACAACTTGGAACTGCCTGAACCAGGGCAGTGGCTTTTTAGTGCGGGATAGAAGGTGCCGCTCGAGCAGCTCCTGTGTGACTCCTTTCCCGTAGGCAACGCGTGCCCTGATGGTGATCTTCTTCTGGTCTGCAGAAGTTACCGCGGCGACGAAGTCTGGGATGCCTATATGGTAGTGGACCTTGGCATTCCGGACAGCGTCGAGGTCCGTCAGTTCTATTAGATCTGTGTCGCGTACAGTGACGAGCCGCGTTGGGAAGATGGCCTGGAGACGGTCGTACTCCATGCAGACGTTACGGATATGCTGCAGCTTGGATTGGACGGCGAGAACGAATGTGAAGGCATTGGGGGCCGCATGCCGCGCCTCGTTGATGAAAAGCGTGGATATGTGGCGTTCGAACTGGGACTCTGTCTGGTAGCTCACAGCAATATCTTTTATGTTGTCGACTTGTGTGAGATCGAAGCTCACGTTGATCGTGCTGTTAAGCGCCAGTTGCAGTTCTGAGCCTGAGAGCCCGCGGAAGGAGACGCCGGTGAAGAGCTGCATCTGAGAAAAGAGCAGGCGGAGTTTAGAAACATCATGTGCGGTGTGCAGTTTATTTTTGAGAACAAGTGACTTCAGGGAGCTAATTTCTTCACGCACGTCCTTTATTTGAGAACGGAGCGCATTGATATCCGCGGAGATGGCCTCCTTTTGCTCCTCCAAGTTAGCGGTGTTGTTGAGCTTTATCATGTTCGCTTTCAGCTCGCTCTTTATCTTTTCAATTTTGAGCCTGTCCGCTAGGGTAGTCACGCGCATGGGTTTCTCGCCGTTCCTCAGTAGCTCCAACTCGTGCCTGAGCGATTGTTCAAGAGCCTGCAGACGATGCTTAATGTCGCTTATCTCATTCAAGCGCGCTACCACTTCGGCGTATTCCGTTTGAACAAGCGATAGGTTTTCCTCGAGTACAGACTTGATGCCTTTTAGATGCTGGCAGCGCCACTCAAACCAGACTTTCTTCGCCTCTAACCTTGCAAACGACTTGATTAAGACAATCTGTTCTTTCATGAGTTGTTTCACTTCGTCACTGGATTCAAAGTAGTTACGGAACAGATATGGAGGAGGGTTATTGGAGATCTGTTCCTCCAACTCTTGAAATAACCTTTGAGAATCCAGGATTCTACGATGCAGTTCCTTCACTATAAATGCATATATTTCCAGGAGAGGAATTTGTAGATAGAGAGCATCGTAAATCTGACGTGTGGAGATATCTTCAATGCGGTCTGTATACGTGAACGTTATTGGATCATAGTTTTGCACTCCATCTAAGTCTATAACAAATGATATCCCCGTTGTATCTAAAAACATCTGGAGTGAAATCGGTTCTACAGGCTCTTCTTTAGGTTGTTGATCCACGGCCTTCATAGCGTAGTTGTCATGCGGTAGCTTTGGTACATCTGCAGGAGAAAGAACGGGGTTGGATGAGTTCGCTTGCCTGCTTGGAGAGTATTCGGGAGGTAAAGGAATGGGGGATAACCTTTCGGCATCACTGAATAGTTCTTCTATCGGATTTGGCTTGACAGGAGAGACATATATACCCTCTGCAATCTTACGCCTTTTGGGCGATATTTTAATTGTGGAAAGAGCCTTGTAGGCTGGCGGCTCTTGGGTGCTGGTAACTACCTGCGAGTCGATTGTGAGTGCCTCGTTAAGTTTGGGAAATGCTGTAAAGTCCATGGTTTCCTCTGCTCTCTGCTCATTGAGATGTTTTGGCCCTTCAAATACATTGGATAAGGTCAGCGTTGCATCAGGGGCTTCCCTGTACTCATGCGCCTGAGaaagctgctgcagacCGGTTATTTCCATGGAATCCCCGTCCATACTCACCATCCGGGCTGTCGCGACGCCAGACAGCTTCGCGGACGGCGAACCCGACGAGGGGATCCGTCCGACGCTCTGCTGCCCAGTGATCTCCATAGATTCCTCTGTAGCAGGAGTGGGAGCGTCATCGCCGCCGtcctcctcttcctccGCGCCATTGTTCGCGTCATTCTTCTCCGCTTCGTTTGGGGCTGGACCTGCTTGGTGGGTATCTGTCATCTCCATCGATTCGTCACCTGTGCCGGTGTTCAAAGGCCCATGCAGGTTATGCAAGTTGGTCAGTTCCATTGTTTCCTCCACTGGAGCGCGCCCGAGTCCCGCCTCGGCCCCCTCCGCCTCAGATTCTGGCCGCGCGCTGTGTTTCGTGAACAACTGTGTTATTTCCATGGACACTTCTTTATCGAACACGGCCTCGTACCCCGCGTCCGGCTCCTCGACGCGCCCCAGCCCGTCAAATGCATGCGTCACGGGATTCGTCAGCTCCATGGTATCGTTGTCATGGCTCTTTTCAAGCACGCTGAGGGAGCTCTTACGACGCGGTTCCCTGAACTTAACTGGCACCTCGGGTATGAAGTCAAACTTGTGCAGCGTTACGTCCGGCGCAAAAGATACCCGCCGATTAAGTTTGGCCTCCAATTGGGTCGTGTTGATTCTAGATGTCGTGTTATTCCCGTTGAGCAGCTGATCCTTTGTGAGCCCGTGGGTTGGAAACTGGATCTGCGATGAGATTTGAAGCGTGTCTGAAGTCCGCTCATCGTCGTCGTAGTTCGACTTCTGTTTTAAAATACTCCGCGGTGGGAGCGAATACCTTTTGTGCGGCTCCATATCCCTAAGCCAGCGTTATATGATCGCTCCTAACAACTGACCGCCTTGGTAGGTGCTGCTACAGCTACTCAATGTTTATGGACCATAAGCGGCTTTCGTATCCTCCTCGCGAAAATATTACCCGGACTCAGAAACATTCGTTAAATGTGATATGAAAATTGGCACTTCCAAACCAACATCGGCGATGTGATAGAGTGCATCGTACACATGCGGAGCTCTAAGCTGCGGTATCCGAATCATTAGCGCCTGATGTTCTCGACTAGAATTTGCTCCTTGTTGGCGCGTCCATTTATGGTGCCAATAGTGCCCCGCTTCGGCTCTGCTTTGCTGCAGAAGCCGCTAAACGGCGTGGTGGTACCCCAGTTTACCAGGGGATTCAAGGTCAGAACTTCGGTGAAGAAGTTCTGTGCGCACTGCTACATCGTTAGACGCAAGGGAAGAGTGTACGTGTACTGCAAGTCCAACAACAAGCACAAGCAGCGCCAGGGGTAGGCGAAAAGCGCCTGCTGCCCACAATGGTGGATGAAACGACCATGAGTTACCATGTATATAAATTAACGTAACAACTTTGCTAATGTACAATAATATCACTGCGGAGAGTGCTACGGTAACAGCCGCCGGAGGGTGAGccctgcgccgccggccAGGGCCCAGGTGCCGCTGGGGGAGGCGACCACGGCCGTGGGCCCGGTGTCAGCCACGGTTGTGTAGCTTTGCGAGTGCAGCTGTAGCTGATCGCGGGCCACTGACCACACCCTCAGTATCTGATCTATGGAGGATGTGAGGATGTAGGAGCCCTCGCTCACAACGCTCAAGCTCGTGATGGTGGACGTTGCTGCAGAGGGATTGAATGCCGCGATTTTGGCCACCAGCGCGCTATCGTTGGAGCAGCTAAAGATGGAAATCGCGAGCGCGTTATCGTCCCCCCCGGAGTAAACGACAAATTCACTCTTGCGCACGCTAACGCCGAGCGCTTTCACTCCCGATTGATGCACCTTCAACAAAACAGATGGCTCTGGCAGTTTAGTTTCCGCCATGGCAGCTCcctccagctgctggagctgaTCCTCGACTGCAAACGGCATCACTGGGGCCATATCCCATACCACCAGGTGGCCATCGGTGGCCGAAACAAGCAGATAGAGCCTTCCCTGCAAGACGATTAGTTCTGCATTTAGAATACAGCATTGCGTATAGAAGCCGTTCACCAACAGCGTGAACGCATTCTTCTCCGAGTCATAGTACCAGAGCCGAATTGAACTATCCGAGCACACCGTTGCTATCACGAAGTTCTCGGTGCCGTTTACGAATTTGCAACTGAAGTCCATGATCCTGAGATCCGGGTTGGAGGATGACACGGGCAGCTTCTGCAGGAGGTGCACGTACGGTATGTCAAAGGTATCTGTAACTTGCCACAGGAAGAGCTCCTCTCTTGCGCTGCAGGACACAAACAACCTTTTGTTTATAAACTCGCACCTTTGAAGTCCGCTAACATGCTCCTTCAGTGTCCAAAATGTCCTGATTTCTCCTGTATCAACGTCAAAACAGTTCAATTTAATGTTCGTATCTTCAGACCCTGTAATAAACAAGTAGCCGTTCTTATATGGCTCATCGCTCCTGATGGATATATCCCGAATCTCCCGCCCATGCAGGCCATTCCCAAGAACCCGCGAGAAGGGAAAATCGCGGACCAGGCAGACATAGGGGTCCCCGGCCTTGATATAGCACAGCAAAAAGCTGTCGTCGATGCGGTGCACAAGATCCCATTGCCGGTTTGCTCCCCCGCATAAAACTGTGCCTATCTCATACTGCTTCGTCTCGTTGTACATGTAAAAAGAGTCAGCCTTGAAACCGTAGGTGATATAGTCGCCTTTGGCGTTGCGGATAATGCCTTCCAGGAATCCCTTCTGCACCTTGTTCGAGTGGACAACCCGATGGGCCCTCTTCGCGAAATCGAAACACACAAAGTTATAGTGCCCATCGCGATCTGTGATGGCGAACAAATGTCCACTTATGTGGGTGATAGCCGTGATCGTATCACCAGGTAACAGCTTTCGCAGCACGAATTCATAGCTGGGGTCGTCCAGATCAAAAACAGCGACAGTGCTGAAGCGGGAGCCGACGATGATGTAGTGCTCATACACCCCTAGTGCTCTCGTGCTGAACTCGGCAGGCTTCCGGAAGACGTACTGGGCCTTCATTGCTAGCGTTTGCGACTCGAGTCGCAAGCACACAAGCGGATCAGACGGCTGCGGCGACTCCGCCAAAATCAGCAGGTCTTCCCCGGACCGCGTCACTAGGATATTGGTGCATTTCCCTATTTCGGGGACCCTATGCCATTTGCTGGCCAGAGGCTCGTGTGTGTCGACCCGCAGCACCAGCACGTCCGCACTCGCATTCGCAATCACGGCCAACCCCAGAGCCCGCTCGCGCCTCGTGACAGAGTAGCCCGCGAGGCGCTGGTCGGCCAGGATGCACTCCCAACGCCCCAACATCCTGCGCTGCAGAATCTTGCCGCACGAGGTGATCGCGATCGGGCCGCGCTCGAACCAGCAGAAGCCCTTGAATGTCGTGTGGTCCATATTATACAGGCCCTCCGTCGTCAGATCGATCGCGGGCCTCTCCCGGCTGCCCGGCCGCGTCAGGTCCACCAGCCGCAGCCGGCCGTCGTTGCCCGCAGTCACCGCCACCATGTCGTCCTCCTGTACGTCCACGGCCCACACGCTCTTCGTCTGGTGCACGTCGTAGAccgcctcctcctgcaTTCGCTCAGCGCCCACCGCCCACACCCGGCACGTGCAGTCTTCCGATACACTGACCAGCTTGTCTGCTACTCGCAGGAAACGCAGGTCCCAGATCCGCGCTGTGTGCCCCCACGCAATGCCTACCTGTTCACCTGTCTCCAGGCTCCACACCCGAATCGAGCGGTCATCCGAGCATGATGCAACCAGTCGCCCGTCGTCGCTCACCACCGCGCAGAAGATCGAGCCCTCGTGGCCCTCCAGCCGCTGCACCACCGCCCCCGTGTGCAGCTCCCACACCACCACCCCGCCCATCACCGTCCCCGCGCACACATACACCGCATCGCCCACCACCTTCACCGACCCCGAGTACAGCAGCGACCGCTCACCCGCGTTGATGCTGCGCACCACACGCATCTCCAGGTCCATCTCCAGCACGCTGTTGTAGCACGTCAGCAGGTAACACGAGCGCCCGTCCGCGCTGAACGCCGCCCCGAGCACCCACTCCGGCGTCATGTACTCGTGATACTTCAGGTTCCGCCGCGTCATCACGTCCTCCAACTCCAAGATGCTCACCGACCGGTCCCCATATGCAATTACCCACCCGTCCTGCACGCATATCCCGTGCACCTTGTTTCGCTGGAAAACCCGGCAGCGGTTCAGCAGCACTCCGCCGCGATACTCGTATACGTAGATTTCCGGCCCGCACCCTGCTAGGCACCTCCCGTCCCCGAGAATCCGCACTGCAGTGCATGGCGCAATGTCATTGACCTTATCCAGCGACATATTCATCGTTTAATCGACTATGATCCCGATCTAATGCCTGCTCTTTTCCAGAACCTGGGCTCATCGCGAGTGTTAAAATTGGTGGATGGTCCAGTTCCAGCAAGAAAAAAATTTCAGGTTCCATCCGCGTAGTTCTAACCCTTAGCAAGATCAAGGATGAACAAGCTGGTACCTCAAGGTAGAGTTAAAGGTTATCATCAGTGCGTATAAGGACATAGAGGAGATTTTTACAGGACAAGAGGGGCTTCGAACGCTTGAGTGCAGATGAATCAGTGGCAGCTTTCATACCAGTCGCCGGTGGAGCTCACCGAGCACCTGCGCAAGTCGTATTGGGCTTACGACGCCAAGGAGAAGAGCGCGACGAAGATGGCGTTTGACCAGGACGTCAATCTGATCTGGGTGGGGGACACATACGGACGGGTGT
This is a stretch of genomic DNA from Eremothecium gossypii ATCC 10895 chromosome VI, complete sequence. It encodes these proteins:
- the RTT10 gene encoding tRNA (34-2'-O)-methyltransferase regulator RTT10 (Syntenic homolog of Saccharomyces cerevisiae YPL183C (RTT10)), which gives rise to MNMSLDKVNDIAPCTAVRILGDGRCLAGCGPEIYVYEYRGGVLLNRCRVFQRNKVHGICVQDGWVIAYGDRSVSILELEDVMTRRNLKYHEYMTPEWVLGAAFSADGRSCYLLTCYNSVLEMDLEMRVVRSINAGERSLLYSGSVKVVGDAVYVCAGTVMGGVVVWELHTGAVVQRLEGHEGSIFCAVVSDDGRLVASCSDDRSIRVWSLETGEQVGIAWGHTARIWDLRFLRVADKLVSVSEDCTCRVWAVGAERMQEEAVYDVHQTKSVWAVDVQEDDMVAVTAGNDGRLRLVDLTRPGSRERPAIDLTTEGLYNMDHTTFKGFCWFERGPIAITSCGKILQRRMLGRWECILADQRLAGYSVTRRERALGLAVIANASADVLVLRVDTHEPLASKWHRVPEIGKCTNILVTRSGEDLLILAESPQPSDPLVCLRLESQTLAMKAQYVFRKPAEFSTRALGVYEHYIIVGSRFSTVAVFDLDDPSYEFVLRKLLPGDTITAITHISGHLFAITDRDGHYNFVCFDFAKRAHRVVHSNKVQKGFLEGIIRNAKGDYITYGFKADSFYMYNETKQYEIGTVLCGGANRQWDLVHRIDDSFLLCYIKAGDPYVCLVRDFPFSRVLGNGLHGREIRDISIRSDEPYKNGYLFITGSEDTNIKLNCFDVDTGEIRTFWTLKEHVSGLQRCEFINKRLFVSCSAREELFLWQVTDTFDIPYVHLLQKLPVSSSNPDLRIMDFSCKFVNGTENFVIATVCSDSSIRLWYYDSEKNAFTLLVNGFYTQCCILNAELIVLQGRLYLLVSATDGHLVVWDMAPVMPFAVEDQLQQLEGAAMAETKLPEPSVLLKVHQSGVKALGVSVRKSEFVVYSGGDDNALAISIFSCSNDSALVAKIAAFNPSAATSTITSLSVVSEGSYILTSSIDQILRVWSVARDQLQLHSQSYTTVADTGPTAVVASPSGTWALAGGAGLTLRRLLP
- the RTC6 gene encoding mitochondrial 54S ribosomal protein bL36m (Syntenic homolog of Saccharomyces cerevisiae YPL183W-A (RTC6)); this translates as MFSTRICSLLARPFMVPIVPRFGSALLQKPLNGVVVPQFTRGFKVRTSVKKFCAHCYIVRRKGRVYVYCKSNNKHKQRQG
- the SPC105 gene encoding kinetochore-microtubule binding complex subunit SPC105 (Syntenic homolog of Saccharomyces cerevisiae YGL093W (SPC105)); protein product: MEPHKRYSLPPRSILKQKSNYDDDERTSDTLQISSQIQFPTHGLTKDQLLNGNNTTSRINTTQLEAKLNRRVSFAPDVTLHKFDFIPEVPVKFREPRRKSSLSVLEKSHDNDTMELTNPVTHAFDGLGRVEEPDAGYEAVFDKEVSMEITQLFTKHSARPESEAEGAEAGLGRAPVEETMELTNLHNLHGPLNTGTGDESMEMTDTHQAGPAPNEAEKNDANNGAEEEEDGGDDAPTPATEESMEITGQQSVGRIPSSGSPSAKLSGVATARMVSMDGDSMEITGLQQLSQAHEYREAPDATLTLSNVFEGPKHLNEQRAEETMDFTAFPKLNEALTIDSQVVTSTQEPPAYKALSTIKISPKRRKIAEGIYVSPVKPNPIEELFSDAERLSPIPLPPEYSPSRQANSSNPVLSPADVPKLPHDNYAMKAVDQQPKEEPVEPISLQMFLDTTGISFVIDLDGVQNYDPITFTYTDRIEDISTRQIYDALYLQIPLLEIYAFIVKELHRRILDSQRLFQELEEQISNNPPPYLFRNYFESSDEVKQLMKEQIVLIKSFARLEAKKVWFEWRCQHLKGIKSVLEENLSLVQTEYAEVVARLNEISDIKHRLQALEQSLRHELELLRNGEKPMRVTTLADRLKIEKIKSELKANMIKLNNTANLEEQKEAISADINALRSQIKDVREEISSLKSLVLKNKLHTAHDVSKLRLLFSQMQLFTGVSFRGLSGSELQLALNSTINVSFDLTQVDNIKDIAVSYQTESQFERHISTLFINEARHAAPNAFTFVLAVQSKLQHIRNVCMEYDRLQAIFPTRLVTVRDTDLIELTDLDAVRNAKVHYHIGIPDFVAAVTSADQKKITIRARVAYGKGVTQELLERHLLSRTKKPLPWFRQFQVVL